TATACTCTTATCACACTTCTTAGGCTGATTCCAATAGTTCTCTAAATGCATCCCAAAATCATGGGTTGCTAGGAATGACGATTGATTTCTCGTTGCCATCACTCCCTTTACAATGACTATTAATGTGAGAAGAAGTTGACCTGATGCACAAAggttaaatcaattaaataagaCAAGTTGCAAGCGAAGACAAAATTGGTCGGCAAAGACAAACAAGTTGCAACAATAAACAAGTTATAGATACCAAATTTGACGATAACAGTGACCAACAAATGCAATGACGACAACGAGAAATAGCGGTGGTGACATCTTCTTTGTCAATGGTAATGAGCAAATTAGCTTGGTGtgtgattttggaattttttatttttatattagatgGGTGAtgttgtgtatttatatatttgattattaattttgtgtatgtgtatttaattattttatatatttgactattgattttatatatgcgtatatttaattattgattatgtatatgttaaaataattagaattgaaatttaCTAGATTAACTCCAACAATTTTTCTTATCTCACttcctattatattataaataatttagtcaCTATTCTAATTTTGCTTTGATAACTATATCTACTCCAACAACACTtcatattctattatttatttgactctctatttaatttatttattaataaactttaattttatttattttaccttacatataattttcactactatataaatttattatttattttataatttaataataatcaaatctaaaaaataatcaagtgcgtacacaaaattaataattaaatacataaaataattaaatatgcatgcaaacaaacttaataatcaaatacacaaattaataacttaatacACAAATTCACAATATTACTCATCTAATAcacaattttagaaaaaaatcacaaaccacATGCTTTCATTCGTGGagtctttttattattttggagTCGTCACTGGTCGCCTAGAGTGGTCGTTACTCGAttttgtcgacgttcaattttagCCGACTGTGATTCATTTGGGGCGTGCTGAATGAATCCAAAAtgctaagaagaagaaaacaaatattcCAGATAAGAGTGAACATAAGCAATTTTCATGTGATTTGGCCAAaatgatgcctactccacgactgtaCTCTGGTTATTTTTCCAGAGTGGCGGTATTTGATtatttcctttgcctttcttatGATATCTTTGACTCCTATTTATAACGAAGGGCCTTTACAATCTggataagatataaaaatagaaagatAATATAATGGAGGACAAACAGTCCTTATCATCTGCATAAAACCAGGAGTGAGATCCTTATTTCGAGGAGTATGGTCTGTTTTAGATAAAGTAAGTGGGGCCTGTCTCTAGTTGTTCAGCAACTTTGTCATCTATGCAAACTGGAGGTTTTTTAGGCAAGCGAGCTGATCGGTCCAGCAAACTGAGGGGTTTATTGAGAGCTCGCTAGGTTGATTGCTGAGAGCTCGCTAGGAGTTTCGAATTTCGGGGGTGTATGAGCTTTCTTTGACGAGATTGCCTAGACCTTCTAGGCTCCGGCCGATTGGGTCGGGCCATTGGACTAAGTTTAGCCTATAAAGAATGGTgcgagaaatacatataacagatTCAAAGTCATTGTGCCTGCACCTCTTTTCCTTGGCCAATCCTTTTCTTGTCCCAAAAAGGTGAATCGCTCACCCCAAGGCGTCCCCACACCCGGCCCGACGGAATGTGAGGGGGTTAATTATGATGACTCAGCTGGGCACAGTGGCTAGACCAGTGCTCACTGCGCACAAGAAGCCCCCCTCATTTTTGAGAGATTGCTCTCACATTGTCGCTGGCAAGACTCGATCCTTGATTCTTGTCCCAAACTTGACTTTGGAGGCATTTTATACCCCCAGCTGAATTGCCCATGCGGGCTTGGCCAATCCTTTTCTTATACAGTCTTTCAACGTTGATGGCCATTATTGGgaaagagggagggaggggggatGGCAATAGATTTTGATCCCCACAGTTAGTGATCTTTTTTAGCTTCACCAAAATTTGGGTGATGGCAAGGGCTCTTAGAGTTCTAATTTTGGGGTTTCTTTCTTAAATTTGGCTGATGGCGAAGGAAAAGCAAATTGTTGAAGTTAGCCttattctattttctatttgatttcatattttatttatttataattagatacacatataaatacataataataattaaataaataaaacaattaaatacGTGAATAcacaaacttaataatcaaatacataaataaatatgaaattcagaaaaaaaatcacaaaccaatCTATAAGAGAATGATGAACTACAAGTCAATCGTTCTACTCATCATTAACCAAGTCATGCAAGCACCTGCCTTCGATCATTTAGCTCATCGCTGCCAACAGTATTTTTGTTGGTTGCTGCAATTGTTAGATCTAGTGGTTGTTACAATCGTTTCCTTTGGTGGTTGTCACAATTGCTTTCAGTATTGATAATCGTTGTGGTGGGGAGAGATGGTGAAGATAGTTTTGTAGATTTCAATTGTAAATTCTGGCGATAATTTTGAGTTTCACcaattttttgatgaataattTTGACAATGACAAACAACTTTGAGACATCAATTTGTATTTTACTTGTTATATTTGGTTTTGCAAGTAGGAATGACAATTGGAGATGGCCTTACActttatcatttattatttagaatttaaaattaattgtttagttttatatatatatttattaaaagttgAGAGGATCCCAACTTAAATTTAGacccatgaaaaattggaaataaCACCTTACATAGGTGTGACtttaaatgataaatttataataatattatctaAAATCTATTTATCTAAGTACATGTTAtgtcaattttaatattattcatttattatatttatcttaatatatattctgTTGTAATTGTTGTATTTACAAGTGAAGTGGCAATGAATCTCTTAGTAGGTCcataattattgatttaaaattaaaataattataaaaattaatatttaaacgtcaaatttatttaaaataaaaatataaataaatgaccaatttataattttattatcaattattattataacaatattATTACTTGTCACACCACACGTGGGCCGACGTTCAAAAACTTGCTTACCACGCCAAACACTCCCAAACTCCAAACCACCGGCCAGTTTCCCTCCACTTCTTCTCGCTTTTTTGCCAGACTGGCAATCCGCGAGCCTTCCCATCAACCAATCAGAAGAGAGAACCCCTTTCTAACCCTCCTTTATATATATTCCCATCCCGTCCcgtctcttcctcctcctctctcttcCGTCGTGCGTCATAACCAGCCTTCCCATACCATCGCTACATCCCcgcccctctctctcccttcctctAGGGTTTTCGATCGCCAACTCGCTATGAGTTCTGCAGCATCCACGAAGGGCGGCAGGGGCAAGCCCAAGTCAGCCAAGTCGGTTTCCAGATCGCAGAAGGCCGGTCTTCAGTTCCCCGTCGGCCGAATTGCCCGATTCCTTAAGGCCGGGAAGTACGCCGATCGTGTTGGCGCCGGTGCCCCTGTTTACCTCTCCGCCGTTCTTGAATATCTCGCTGCCGAGGTACCGTTTTTTGATCTGCGTTTCTTGTGAACGTAAATTTCAATTGTCTATTCTTTTGATAAGGTTTATCACGGGACGGAACCCTAGAGCTCTTATCTGAGTCGAAAGTTGTTTCGTCTTTAATAATCTTGTTTTCATCGATGTTCTGGGTGATATTGAGGGTGTTTGTTGTTTCGTCTTTATAGGTTCTTGAACTTGCGGGGAATGCTGCAAGGGATAACAAGAAGAATCGGATTGTTCCAAGGCATATACAGCTTGCCGTGAGGAACGACGAGGAGTTGAGTAAGCTTCTGGGGACGGTCACTATTGCCAATGGTGGTGTTTTACCGAACATTCACCAGAATCTGTTGCCTAAGAAGATTGGCAAAGGGAAAGATATTGGATCTGCGTCGCAAGAGTTCTAGGGCTTTTCCTGTGCCTGAATGGTTCTCTACTGTGAAGTTTTTAAGGTGCCCGATGGATAGGCCCGGTTTTGTATTGGTTGGTTTATGGTGCCTTTTATCTATGTAAATCCCAATTTGGGTATTATCTCTCATTATAGAAGCATAATATAAACTGTCTGGTTATGGTTTGGTTcagattataaataaattatataacatattcCTTCAGTTTATTGAAATCTCTTTGAATCTGAGTGCATCTGTTTTATCATAAACATCTCTTACAATTCGTTGTTGGGTTAAAAGTCTTTGAAATGCCATGAGTTCTTAAAGTATAGTCACCTGTTTATTTTCGTCCTGTAGTATTTTTTCGGGTCTTCATTTGAGTTTGAAATGTTGTGGTTTTGTTAAGGTGCTATCTGCATTTtgttttgctgactgattttgttGTATGGTTGTCTAGTGATTCGGTTATTGATGCTCTATGAAGTACCTCAGTATTATCTTCATTTTCCTCTTTAGTGagaaatttattattcttaGTGTTTGTCCTGTTATCAGTCTGATATTGTCAATGAATTCAGTTATTTGTCCCCTGGCAACAAGGAGCTGCTGATAGGAAGTGTCAGTTTttgtttgattgaattttgGTGTTGTATGTGGATTATAATCTGTTTGTGCTAACACTGTGGCTCACTTATATAGTGTGACGGGGAAGTCCTTGATTATGGTATTGCGTTGATCCTGGTATTgtgttttcttctcttatttggAAGAGTTTGGATCATTGTTTAATAAGTCATTTGTTCTTGAATTTCATTGGTTGGAATGGGCTCTTTGCTTTTTATTGATCAAGGTGGGGAAGATAGAAATGCTGCTCATTGGTTGGAGGTCTGATTGTACTTCCATTTTGAAGTTTCTATTCAGTCCTACAGTCTACTAAAAACTATTGATTTCGTTTGTTCTTTTGTTCAGATTATTTTTAGTTAGATTATCTGGAAAGATTGTATATGTTATTTGACTGAATCAATGCACTTTGTCTAATTTGGTTGTGGGCCTTGTGTTTGTTGCTTTGGGGTGTGGTCATTGTATTCAAAGCCGCTGGCATGCTGGGAAGTGTTTATTGTGGTTTGCTTGGATGATTCTTTTAGTTATTTGTTATTGCCTCCCTTTGTTTTATGAATGAGCAGTTTCAGAACTTTTTGGTGAGAACTATCATATTGAACATTTTTGTGATTATCACTGTGTTTTATATgcatagtttttaattttaatgctTTGATTTCCTAGGATCCCCTATCTGTGCCTTTTACTTGGGTATTACttataattagtaattttcaTGTAGTCTTTCAATGTAAGTTGTGATGCTATTGGTTGAGATTGTTCTTTTGTTGTGCTATGTGTGCATGTTATAGTCATTTATATGGCTTCCTTTTCCGGTTAGTGATTATTTATCTGCTGTTAAGATTATGGCTTTTAGTGATCAGTGACCTTTCACCTTCAAGTTCTCCACTTTCTGTGGAATTGTGGGGTTCTTGCTACTGGTTTTCTTTTAACTATGACAATGAGTTTATTATATTGAGTTGTACTTCCAAGGGTATGAGTTGAAAAAAAACTTTATCCTGGTGGTCATGTATATGGTGAAATTTCCCAATCTGACCTGTACGAATGAACTGAACTAAATCATGGTGAATTATGTATACAACAGTAGTTACAAGCTATAATCCTATTTGGTGGGGTTGGCTACGTGAATTGTACATCTCTTGCCATTTTTTCACGTGAATTCTATACTGAACTATATATAACTGATCAAacctaaataactaataaacTGAACAAACCAATAAAAGTCTACATATTATCATTTTATTGCACGCGGCCTAAGCTAACAATGCTATCATTGCACGGGGCCTTGGCCATATGAAGGGGGAGGGGAGCATGTTCACTGCAGAGATCAGAGACCCCTGGAAGAAGGGTCGTGCCTGGCTCAACACCTTTGACTCCGGAGGTCTCTGATCTCTGCAGTGAACCTACTCCATGTCTCTTCCTTACCTTGTTAAACTTAACCTTCGTTTTGGGGCTTGTGCTGTTGCTGTGATCACGCCGGCCCCTCATGGCTGCAGAATGAAGCAATAAAGActgtctctttttctttttaatttacgGTGCATTAGTTGTAGCTGCAGTTTCAAGTTGTACCTGCCTTAGTTATTCCGAAtctgttttgaattttattacGTAGATAATTATATCTTAAGCATTGCCAGTACATAACactcataattaaaaatagtatgTTGTACTAGATCAAcaccaaacaaaaatataattactgACCATATATCACGCCACGAAGTTGTACCCTCTCTAAACCTTGTCTTGTATTTGTTTTCCTGATTTTTAGATTAGGAGCAGCTGATACTGATAGCCTGATTCTTGATCAAATTACCATGATTTTTCTGACTTTCGGTGTACTACAAATAAGTCTAGACAAATAGGAAAAGCACTGAATATGTTCAGAAAGGAGGCTAACTATTGCAGGTTTAACTTCCTCTAGAACCCTTTACACTATCTTTTTGTTGTGTTTGTGAGATTGGCTGTAACATTTTCAGTTGAAAACACAGGTATATTAGgctgctgatatatatatatatatacatataaagcTGGTGATACATAAGTCTGTATTTCAGACTTTTCTGTGAAATTTGTGTTCTAGGGTAGTCATTTCACAATATTTCTGTTTCGAGATCCGTCCTTTAATTAATCACTTGTGCTTTGAGGACCCCTATTACAACAATAAACTCGATATTATGTCAAAGTTGAGTGAGATAACCGAAGATGGATGCATTGATCAGAAGGATAAATGGTTGGATTTTAGCTTGGTCTAACCTCTCCATGTTAGTGGGATTCATGgaggtatatatttttatttatcttatgatAACCATATcttttttatgattttcagtTTGACACATGCTAGTACATgaacaccttttttttttgctgtttAGTTCCTCCAcacccccaccccaccccaccctccccccccccaaaaaaaaaaaaaaattaaaaaattatatatatatatatatatatattcttctttAAACTTGGCTTGGTTAAGACAGTGGTGTTACACTTCCTAATGGGTCCGGCAATTTACTAACTCGGTCTTTTCTTTTTGTCGCTGTCTTATATATGGTCAATTAGTTTTAGTAGTAATCAACTATGCTTCTTCAGTGTTACAAACTTCTTTCACTTTGGTACATTTTGGATGGAGACATTATTTTTGAAGTTCAAACTTTCAACAACGGTCCTGACGGCGTGGCTTTATCTTCTAGATGGAGAGAAAGTGagaagaacaaaagagaaatttcaggGAGAGAATTGAACCAATAAGAATGCTGAGATGAAGGGAGGAAGTGGGGAAAAGAGTGAGAAATGGTCCTTTCTTCTGCTAATAATTACTACCTTTGATCCACTATGAAACTTCAATAATGTGTGGTGTGAGTATGAGTATGAATAATGTGTGGTGTGGGGAACTAACAGAAAGGGATATCAAATTGTTTTGCAATTGGTGGTTGGAGACTTGAAGCAAGGACTTCTTAGGCAATGGAGTCCATTTTGAATTTAGTCATGTGAGTAAGCTCAATGGAGCAAGCCGTCTGTTCTTGTAATCAATTTGCTTTCTTGCAAGAACAAATTAACCTCCCATGTGATGTGTCTGCCTCTAGTAGGTGTTAGCTAGAGtcatatatgtttaatttaattaactggATGATACATGGGTAATTTAATGCTGCTTTCTGATCCATTAATTCTTTCACAAGGTGAGCTTACTGGCCCGTCCATAACCCTCTTGCAATGTGCATGTTTATTGGAAATTAGTCCTCACCTGACACCCCGTGCTTGTATGGATGCATTTATGGTTTGTatcaccaacttctttgattaTAGCGACCTATTGTTGAATCTATTTCATCTGTTTCTTTTCTCTTGCCTGGGAGAGGTATTCAGAAAGGAGTGTAAAACCTATCCAGCACTGTTATAGAAGAAGTTTCCAGAGTAATCTTTGGATGAATATAGTTTCTGGCATCCTTAAACGTAGAAAAGAGATGCGTACCGATTAAACTTTAGGCGAGTGATAAAATCTTGGTAAGTGGCAGCGGGGGAGGCAGttttattcaattattaattgGCGTACGGATTCTGGTGGGTTCACCTGGGTTAGGGTCGGGTCCCCATACACCAACCGAATTCAGTACACGTTCTTTGAAGATAGACAGAGCGATGATTGTGGGATGTTTCTAAAAGAATAATTCTATTCATCTAGTCTAGTCTAAATCTAAAAGAAAATGGCCCAGAAGAAGACTGATCGTAAGATTATATGCCTTCAGGTCTTTTCTCAGCAAGCGCATATAGGTGTAAGCACCCCCAAAAAACTCGAAATTATGTGAGTAAACGAAGTTGCAGACGCAGACTCGCCGGCCATGGGCGCGTGGTGCTCTGTTgagtaaaaaaattgtttatagTAATTAATGTATTCAACCAAAATAAGGCGAACCCATAATGAAGgaaggagagaagaagagatcCCAAATCAAAACTCGTGCAGTTGTGCAGCTCGCACCTAGCAGTGCATGTGCTGGCAGCTCTCTCGCCTCGCCGATGAAAGCTCTTTCTCGGCAAGCGTAATGGCCATTCATCCGCTCGTCTTCTTGTGAACTCGTTTGATGGTTGACTCTTCGTCCTATCTTCCACTTTCCATCATTGCACGCTACTACTTTTCCGAGATTCTATTTCTGCACcaaaattgtaattttgtttttgaatttcgTCGTACTTTAATTACATGGGTTCGAAGCCGTTCTTCTCTCCGGCGCCGGCGTATCACAGCTTCGAGGCATATTGGGACACCGACGACGATAATCCCGGTCCTCGCTGTGGCCACACTCTCACCGCCGTCGCCGCCACCAAAACTCAAGGCCCCCGCCTGATCCTCTTCGGCGGCGCCACCGCCATCGAGGGTGGCACTTCCTCCGCTCCCGCCATCAGTACACTTCCCCTTCTTCTCGTCTCTGCGCTCCTTCATTTTGTAAGCCTCTTTTGTGGTCGCTGAATGTGTTTGTCCGTTCTGTTGTAGGGCTGGCCGGTGTGACAAATTCTGTTCATTCTTTTGATGTTCTCACTAGGAAGTGGACCAGGCATGTCTCTTCGTAATTCCATCACTTCTAATTCGTGCATTTGGTTTGTTATACTGATGGAATTTGCTTTGATTTTGACTTTAGACTCCGTCCCGCCGGTGAGCCGCCTTCTCCTAGGGCGGCGCACATTGCGGCTGCAGTTGGCACCATGGTTGTGTTTCAGGTGATTTCTTTACAGGTTCTTGTCTTTACCTTTTGTTTTTTAACACGGGATTTACAGTTGATTGTTTCCGATGGTCTGTTGCTAGGGCGGCATAGGTCCTTCTGGGCATTCAACAGATGATCTCTACGTACTGGACTTGACCAATGACAAATTCAAGTGGCACAAGTAACCTTCTAAATGCTGGAGTTGAGATGTTTTCATCCATTGGTTTTCTGAACTCATAACTTGGTGGCTGTATTCCTGACTGCAGAATTGTGGTCCAAGAACAGGGTCCTGGGCCGCGGTATGGTCATGTAGCTGGCTTGGTTGCCCAACGATATCTTGTTACTGTCTGCGGCAATGATGGTGAGGGCAAGTCTGCTATTTACCTCTTTTTTCGGCTTTGGTTCCATTATCTTTTCCAAGTCATTATCTTTTCCTAGGGTAAATGTGTCTGctgaaacaaaagttgaagatccttttgaacaccccccccccccccccccccccccaaaaaaaaaaaaaaaaaaaaaaaaaaataataataataaaaataaataaaaaagatgcaTAACTCTCTGCAATGAACTTGCTGAAGTTTACTATTTGGATGTTTAGATGATGAGCAGTCAGAACCTGCAATTCAACTGTTAAGAGTCATCTGATGACTAAACTCTATGCATTAAGGTCCTAAATGTTTTTATCTATCCTTGGTGCGCAAGTGTTGACTGAGACAATAAAATTGAGGGGATCTCTGCAATGAACTTGCTGAAACGATGTTTACCATTTGGATGCATAGATGATGAGCAGTCAGAACCTGCAATTCAACTGTTAGGAGTCATCTGATGACTAAACCAAACTTGAGATGGATCTCAAGCTCACTTGTGATAGTAAGACAAACTTGAGCTACCTCATACTTGTTTTGGGTTTGTGAtgcatataaaacaaaaaattaacttaaaccTTGTAAGTTACAACTTTAAAGCAATTAGCTTTGTAGTACTGATGTGACACTTAGTCTGAAGAACTAAACATGCAAGGACAGTAAACATGGGATATATCATGATTGAGTCAAACGAGCCAAGTATGAACAACTCATTCAGAAGCTGAGCTAAGCTTGAACTTGATGAAAAGAATCTAGTGTACAGCTCAAAGGCTATGGAAGGTATGTCTAGCCAAGCTCAAGCTGGCACAGGTTTATCTCTGTTTGGATTGATTTCATCCCTATGGAAAACAGTCTTCTCCTGGCATTTATGTCTCTATATGTTTGGAAATTAGAGGATGAGTGCTTAATTCAAGTCTGTTAGACTTGtgccttttctcttttctcactTCCGCCCCCCACTGCCTTGAGTGATTGCACAGGATTTCTGCTGCCAAAAATGCATATATGTGgcttttcataattaattataacaaataacatttaatattttttttaagggaAAAGAGTATTGTCAGATGCTTGGGTTCTGGATACTGCTCAGAAGCCATATGTGTGGCAGAGGCTAAATCCAGAAGGTGATAGACCATCAGCTAGAATGTGAGTTTAACCACTTTTCTACATTGTAAGCTATGCTTTGGTGATTGCTAAAAGTTCTTGTGTTGGTGTCATCTCAGaaatgatcttttatattaattattgacCTTCTTTCACAAATGCAGTTCTGAATTGTTGAAAATAGAATTCCAGAGTGAATCTTGTTTTCTGAAATAAGATAATTTGCGAAGCCACATTATTGTTAgggtatttttaaaagtaacaTGTTCAGAATGTTATTCTGGGGCATCATTAAGGGAAGAAATCAATCTCCAAATATGTCAAATTAGCTCTCTTACTAATATGATTTTCATATTGTTGTTATTTGAAATAGGCCCCACCTGGTTTCCAAAATAATGTGTTCTTTTCGCAATTATCCTGTTCTATATCTCTCCATTTTACCTTTGCACCTTTCTTTGTATCTTCTCGtcttcattttttctctctGTTGCTGGTAATTGCTGCTTTATAGGTGCAATCTTGACAAAAGCAAAACCAAAAATTGCctgtttcttcttgtttttcttcgTTCTCCCTTTCTTGCAGTTAATGGATGCTTTTCAGATACAATCTTGAGACAATGGCAAACCCTGTCCTTCTTCAGCTAGTCTCTTCATCATTTCTTTGTCCAAGTCCAGTTTTCTGTCTATGGTAGAGCCTGTCTGTCATAAGTATTATGTCTAAGCTAAGTAGCATATCTGGATGTGCTACCCTGCAACATTTCTTAATTGTCAACATCCTATCCATATGCTGGTGTCTCTGCAAAGCCTGCAAGTTATGGAGAGGGTTTTTAGTATGATTTCAAACTTCTTACTATCTTGGCACTGCATAGAGCTTCCTTTTCCactgttttcttttccttctgttGTATTATGGTCCCCTTTCAACTTCCCCTTTCTTCCTGGTGGTATTAGTTGAGCCATACTTCATGTGGTTGAGTAATTATGTGCGAGTTTCATCAGTTTTTTAATTGCTATTTGTTGAGGCTTGTGAATCTTATCAAGCCTACATTGCTCGATGTGTTATTTATACTGAAATGGGGCTTCTTTCGTGTCTGATTAGCAGTTTTACCTCTCAatgaaaaattacaaatttccCCATTCTTAAGCACCAAATGTTGCTTATTCTTCATTACTTATAGGTATGCAACAGCCAGTGCACGCTCAGATGGCATGCTTTTGTTGTGTGGAGGAAGGGACTCCTCTGGTGTGGTATGATCTAGTTTGATAAATAGCTTAATTCCTTTGTTGTGGAAGGAAAAAGATTCTAGGTTTTTTGGATTCTATGTTCAAATGTATAGCAGAGAGATTAACCGATTTGTCTGCAAATGATGCTACCAAGTAAAAGGGAAAAACAGAAGTGAAAAGTAGAATGACTAAATTCTATGCTTAATTTGTTTGTTGTCCGTGCTGGGATGTTGTGTAAATTGTATGTCTCTTGGAGTCTGTCTTTTCTTTCATCTAGGCCTGTTTGGTCTGTGCCTTGTTAGGGCCCCTTTTCTTCAATAAGACACACACGCACACAGAGTCTTTTTAAATCCATTTTGATGTTTCCCAAAACATAAGGGGttgttctcttcgtgtttcagttttgtattttgagtttctGTTTTGAGATTGCTGAAAACGCGTTCCTTTTTTGTATAGCGTTTTTtgcgttttgaaaattttgagcgtgtttgtgatgaaaacaaccaaaacgaatttttgttgtttttgagttttttttacaaaatttttcattattttctaaaatgtgtttttgaaaatatgaaagtaaacacgttttcactgttttaaaaaactgaaaaccacttgaaaacaacaaagagaacaaggCATAATCTTTTCCTAAcctttatttgattaatttttttggttctatatttgtattttatattgaGGATTATTCATAGCAGCATAGTATCCTTAGCTTGATTGGTTGTGTACATGTACAGCCACTAGCAGATGCTTATGGGCTGCTTATGCATAGGAATGGTCAGTGGGAGTGGACGCTTGCACCTGGGGTGTCTCCTTCACCAAGATATCAACACGCTGCTGTAAGTGATAACCCCACATAGCAACATCCCCTTTCAAATGTATTGTTCATTACTGTATCTCTCAAATTTCCTGGGAgttgaaatttgtattgaatttTGTTCAGAGGACCTGTTAAATTGGAAGGGTTACTCAGGCTTTGGCTTACAATGGCATGTTGCAATTCTTTTGTTGTTTGGGTGGAACTTCAGTAActtactttcatttttcttttatggcTTAGCTTTCAATTGATTGGTTTTCAACATGGTTTTAGCGCAGGAAGTACTGCTCAGATTATTTCAGCAATGGTTCAAGCATTGGGCAATCAAAGGAACCATGTAGTCATGGTTATGTAAATAATCATTCAATATAATTAACACATGGGATTATTGTTTGGtgtctccttttctcttttg
The Diospyros lotus cultivar Yz01 chromosome 12, ASM1463336v1, whole genome shotgun sequence DNA segment above includes these coding regions:
- the LOC127814005 gene encoding histone H2AX-like produces the protein MSSAASTKGGRGKPKSAKSVSRSQKAGLQFPVGRIARFLKAGKYADRVGAGAPVYLSAVLEYLAAEVLELAGNAARDNKKNRIVPRHIQLAVRNDEELSKLLGTVTIANGGVLPNIHQNLLPKKIGKGKDIGSASQEF